The segment GGTCGGATCTGGTGATTCGGATCTATTTGGGTTAGGTTGCTGGCCGGTTCTTGACCAGAGCCGGCCCTGGCATCAAGCGAATTAAGCAATTGCTTGCAGCCGTTTATTTTATCAATACTTTTCGGCTACATAATCTATATATCTTCTTTAGTTTAGTGGCAACTTTCACTCATCTCACCTTCTTCAGATCACAGGTTCGTCCATAAGTTGGTACAGTTCCAGCAAGTTCCAGCATGTTGTATTATTAATTCAGGACTCAAATATAATCAAAAGTGTATATCCAAgtaaattaatagataaatgAGTAGATACAAGAGAAGAGCCCAAAGGGGACTTAGCTAAGGTTGCAACGTGAGACTCATGCTATTTAGCACATTTGTTATGTATATTTGACTTGTTCTGTTTTCTTAGTTTTTGATTTCTGAATGATTTAGTAGTCAGCATGCTTTTCCGAATGAAGATATGATTATGTCAGTCGTTGACTGACGGAACTggcaaaaagaacaaaaaaatctaatctGAACGCAAATCAAGAAATGAtcaattttctataaaattatattatttaaaataaatagaaaaggaGATGTCTCTATCAAATGGGTCTGCCAGTAGTATCACAGCCGCAAGCAAATTCTGAATCTTCCAATCAAATGGGACtctataagaaaataattaaactaaaacttgtaacttttttctttcttgtccTCTCTCTGTTCTCTGGTCATCTGTTGTTATACATCAAACTTAAGGACTTTTTTTTTGGAGCAAATCAAACTAAAGGACAAAAGCTTCAAAAAGGTAAATTTATTTCAAGAAATCCACTAGTCAaagatctttttctttttggtctcTCTTCTTATTGCTTCTCTAGTAATCCAAAAGATTTTCTCTCTCTTGTATTGCTGTATATTGTCAGTTTTCCTGAGATTTTCATAGATCTTTGATAGAACTACAACCCTCACTTTGAATTTGATGGATCTAATATTGTTTCTGTTCACACAAGAATAGTGAAGAGTGTTTGCTTTAGATCAAGAAAGTAGTTGAATTTGGAGAAACAGAGGTTtgagttttatttatatattcttgTATCAGCTTGTGTCTTGGTGTTCTGTTCTTGGAACCTTCCATGAACTCTACTAACCTTACaatcttcttctttgcagcagTTTTTTGTGCTTTTATAGTATACATAGAGAGTGGAAAGATGTATATAATCGAGAGCAAAGGAGGAGCAATCGCTTGTATGCTCTTGGCTCTTCTCTTCTTAGGGACATGGCCAGCAATAATGACTCTAACTGAAAGACGTGGCCGGCTTCCTCAACACACTTATCTTGACTACACAATCACAAATCTGTTAGCTGCAGTGATCATAGCGTTCACACTAGGCCAAATAGGTCCAAGCAGACCAAATTTCATCACACAACTTTCTCAAGTCAGTTACATATCCGTGTATAAATACATACATCTCGTTTGAAATCTTGTTGGAAATATTTGTTAAActgcatatatattttttattataggATAATTGGCAGTCTGTGATGTTTGCAATGGCTGGCGGAATAGTTCTTAGCCTTGGAAACTTAGCAACACAATATGCTTGGGCTTTTGTTGGTCTATCAGTCACTGAAGTCGTCACATCTAGTATCACTGTTGTTATTGGTACACTCTTGTTTCTTTTCAActacttttaagttttaattgattctttctttcttcttctcatgaacaattttgttttgtttttgcatAGGCACAACTTTGAACTATTTCTTGGATGATAGAATCAACAGAGCTGAGATCCTTTTCCCGGGCGCCGCTTGTTTCTTGATAGCAGTTTGTTTCGGCTCTGCTGTTCATAAGTCAAATGCAGCTGATAACAAATCCAAACTCCAAAACTTCAATAGGTTGAACAACATTCACAACTAGTTCTTTATTTTTGCTCTGGTTTGGTTATGTTTTAAACTAATCTTGATCTTGTTTCAGTTTAGAGACTACTTCTTCTTTCCAAATAGAGACAAATCATGCAAACAGCGGGTTAGGGAAAGAGAAAGCAAAAGAAGGAACTGCAGCTTTTCTTATAGAGCTTGAGAAACAGAGAGCTATAAAGGTGaaacattaatattttcattttaggtACAATCATATGGCTATTAGtttcttgaaaaaaaatcaagaactgCATTGATAGGTCTTTGGGAAAAGCACAATAATTGGACTGGCAATAACTTTCTTTGCCGGTATCTGTTTCTCCATGTTCTCTCCTGCATTCAACTTAGCTACAAACGATCAATGGCACACATTGAAACATGGGGTTCCAAAACTCACTGTGTACACCGCTTTCTTCTACTTCTCAATCTCTGCATTTGTGATTGCTCTGATACTAAACATCAGATTTCTCTATTGGCCTGTACTTGGTCTCCCGAGATCTTCTTTCAAGGGTTACCTAAATGACTGGAACGGTAGAGGATGGTCTTTCTTGGCTGGATTTCTCTGTGGATTTGGTAATGGTCTTCAGTTCATGGGTGGCCAAGCCGCAGGCTATGCAGCTGCAGACGCTGTTCAGGTTTAGACttcataaaatattattctctGTTCAGTGGTTTAAGAGTGAAAAAAATAAGCAAACAAACATATCTTTTGATGGGTTTCAGGCACTTCCACTTGTGAGTACGTTTTGGGGGATATTGCTGTTTGGAGAATACAGAAGATCATCGAGAAGAACATATGTTCTTCTTATTAGTATGCTCTTCATGTTCATTGTCGCAGTTGCAGTTCTTATGGCCTCATCAGGACGTAGAAAATGATTTGAGAAAAGAGTTCACATAGAAAACATCTACAATTTCAACTGCTAAAACTAAAAGGAACACAGTTTTAGTTCATGAATTTGTCATGATGTTTGTCCATGAAATCAGCTATTGAAACTGTCCTTTTAAGGATGGAGAAGAGCCCTAAAAGAATATTAAGTACCTTCACTAATGGCTGTAGCATGTTCAGAAGTGTTAAGATCGTTTCTTTCCTCTTAGTTATCTTTCAACATCAATTTTATGTTTACATGTTTGATATAACATGGAGCTTAAACATAGTATttgatataattatttttagatgtTGTTATGTTCTTGGTAATGGGTAGTGCTCCTCATAAGCTCCATGTTATGTTCTCCCCTTTCATCGCTCATGATACCAACTCTAGATATGGCTAAGGTTTCCTCAAGAAGAGGATCTAAATCCACAATCCTCACCACGCCTCTCAACTCCAAGATCCTACAAAAACCCACTGGCACATTCAAGACCTGAATTCGATTCTTGGATTCCCCTTATGTGCAGCTCGGGTTACCAGAACGATGTGAAAACGCTGATTTCTTCACCTCAAACAACATTGATGATAGACACTACATGATCCTTATAATTCTTTCTCGACTTCAAAGATCAGCTTGTGAAGCTTCTCCGAACAATGCGACCGAACTGTATTCGCGGACATGTTCTTTCAGTGGGCTACTGGAGCTGCTGAGAAGTTCAGTGTACCAAGACTTCTGTTCCACGGCACTAGCTACTTCTCTCTATGCTCTGATTGTTCATCAGAGTgcataaaccaaaaaaaaagagagttagAGAATATTATTATAGATGTTTTAAAATGAaagtgaatttttttataaaaatgattttaacaaCAGTTTTACTTTTACATCTCTCTGttcttaatttataaaattataactatttttaaataatattttaatattttatttttatcattttcgattttaaaaaatcaagtaGCTTAAATTTATCATAAACTTATATTTATCTTCAacaagaatatatatttatctcaTAGTAATATTAATACTtattatattttcgaattttacTTTAtgtatttgtaaaatatttaaacataggGTAAAATTATCTTATCATATACTACAAGATAAGATAATCtcaaaaaacgaaaaaaaaatattttcaaatttaaaatagtaaatatGATATATTCGTAATTATCCGTATGATGCCGACTATATGAATACAGTCCAGATGGTATTAGTGTATTTAAACCTAGGATGACGAAGTGTTTGTTATAAATAGACCAATCATCCAAACCTTACGTAACCAAATCAATCatgtatatttacataaatcCGGATGTGGAACCAGAACTGGAAACAATATGTCTGTTTCTTAAGGATGCAACAATGAGTTTATATCAAAACTTGTTAAATCTTTCCAGCTTTATCTACAAATCATTGCCTACTTTTGCTCCGACTCCAACCACCACCGCCGCCGCTGTGATCTAGCGAACCATACCTCTCACCGGTGTGAAAAAAAGGCgtttgttccttttttttttttttttttgttctttttaattGACTTATTGTTGCttttagatttaattatttaataaagcGGTAGTTTCAATAAACTATTCTTAGTTTAAGTTCTTGGCAAACATCGAATGGTATGATATTTGatcatggttttgatttaaAGTTGCAAAGTTTTTGTTCGTCTCCCTCATATAGACTGTTTTGTTGAGCAGCTCTATTATGTTTCAAATCCAAACCCTTGGCTTTTTTAATTACTAATTTTCAGTACCCAGACCTTGTTTTGCCATTTGTTACTAGTCTTGAATGTCTTGTTATTTCATTATTGATTAAGGCTAAACTCAATCTGATTACAAAGGGTAGAGCTCGTGGATCTTTCTAACAAAAAGAAAGTTTCAGAGATCGAACGCAATTTTTTATTGTGGTATTGTCCCTAACTATCCAAGTTATTTTGATATGCCGATTATATGAATAGGTATAGTTCGGATATGATTGGAGTGATTACTACACCAAAATAGAATCAGGATAACAAAACAGTTTTGTTATAAATAGACAAGTCTACAACAACTATTAATTATATTCAGAGGTTCGCCATCAtggttcttcttcatattctccTCATGTACCaacatcaaatatcggtacggATGGTTATACACTCAAACAATACAGCACCGCTCCCATGTCATCCCATGTTGGTCCGTGATAACGGGAGTAGCTCCACATGGCGAGAAGCCTCTAAGATAAAAGTGGCTAGGGAAGAATCCCGTTGCGTGCAATTGTTGATGGGAAGATATACGTGATGGGAGGTTGCAAGGCAGATGAAACCAAGAATTGGGCCGAGGTGTTCGACCCAAATACGCAAACGTGGGAATCTTTACATGACCCTGGCCCTAGTCTCCAAAGTTCTTTCCACCATCTACAAACAACCCAGAAGCTTGGTCGTCTGTACCAGAACCAGATGCTTTGTGTCGCAACTCCCTATTATGAAGTGCCGACCTGACTTCCTCCAAACTCATTGTATCTTTAATCCTTATGACTGACTGAACAAagttctcataggagtttggttTTGATACCAACAAAATCAGTGTCGCATCCTCATCCTCCATCAGATCCAACAAGATGAAATTTAGACTGTCAAGATGATCTTGGAGTTGTGTTGCATCCTCAGAGCGAAAAGACGTTGTTTCAGAAGTAACTTCTTAGTCAGAGACTTCGTCATGTATATTCTCTAACTTCAACCACAAATCAGCTGCATCATCAACACCAGAAACTTCGATGATGATTTCATCTGCCAGACACAACAAAACTGTTTAATACACCTTCTTACACCTTCTCTTCAGTAACCTCCATCGCAGCAGTAGCATGTTCAACTTTTTTTCCTGACAACTGTGCCCAAAGACCTTGCTTCAGCAAGGCCTTCATCTTGATTTGTC is part of the Brassica rapa cultivar Chiifu-401-42 chromosome A09, CAAS_Brap_v3.01, whole genome shotgun sequence genome and harbors:
- the LOC103839401 gene encoding ureide permease 1 isoform X1: MGLPVVSQPQANSESSNQMGLYKKIIKLKLVTFFFLVLSLFSGHLLLYIKLKDFFFGANQTKGQKLQKAVFCAFIVYIESGKMYIIESKGGAIACMLLALLFLGTWPAIMTLTERRGRLPQHTYLDYTITNLLAAVIIAFTLGQIGPSRPNFITQLSQDNWQSVMFAMAGGIVLSLGNLATQYAWAFVGLSVTEVVTSSITVVIGTTLNYFLDDRINRAEILFPGAACFLIAVCFGSAVHKSNAADNKSKLQNFNSLETTSSFQIETNHANSGLGKEKAKEGTAAFLIELEKQRAIKVFGKSTIIGLAITFFAGICFSMFSPAFNLATNDQWHTLKHGVPKLTVYTAFFYFSISAFVIALILNIRFLYWPVLGLPRSSFKGYLNDWNGRGWSFLAGFLCGFGNGLQFMGGQAAGYAAADAVQALPLVSTFWGILLFGEYRRSSRRTYVLLISMLFMFIVAVAVLMASSGRRK
- the LOC103839401 gene encoding ureide permease 1 isoform X2, with the protein product MYIIESKGGAIACMLLALLFLGTWPAIMTLTERRGRLPQHTYLDYTITNLLAAVIIAFTLGQIGPSRPNFITQLSQDNWQSVMFAMAGGIVLSLGNLATQYAWAFVGLSVTEVVTSSITVVIGTTLNYFLDDRINRAEILFPGAACFLIAVCFGSAVHKSNAADNKSKLQNFNSLETTSSFQIETNHANSGLGKEKAKEGTAAFLIELEKQRAIKVFGKSTIIGLAITFFAGICFSMFSPAFNLATNDQWHTLKHGVPKLTVYTAFFYFSISAFVIALILNIRFLYWPVLGLPRSSFKGYLNDWNGRGWSFLAGFLCGFGNGLQFMGGQAAGYAAADAVQALPLVSTFWGILLFGEYRRSSRRTYVLLISMLFMFIVAVAVLMASSGRRK